In a genomic window of Pontibacter liquoris:
- a CDS encoding tellurite resistance TerB C-terminal domain-containing protein, translating into MKILGNIIRWFFGLFFCFTSLGGFANGDTGFAFFVLALGLLLLPPVSVAIFQRNRHKISPQILPVHVPPSLFTKKDVKQAFNHQPVHRAAEYRATEVRTTAAEDNSILDVTGQSFKLAPAPVQAPASSTSAWPQQVAQAPEPQPQQVPVAIKEDKILVPYWRHQYVYSYSEINSATSEQIRFYRYFKSAFFNGTYLNLEGNTNYAFILLFDLLNNEYERHKDLIRLEKELDNLGLHYPKTRSYATSFLIQKMAAAGDRLGVERLQGRYYNAYQSGYDYDYWRLGSKYKTTLNLQDDEVALLNKLWSPSNNFCNIEFCCHQVIKLFLATIVELEKSFTKEATSLGKELEAVADVVARKYYKFRKNSNNYKYSIESTTNELYNLIFKHCENALREHYEHKRKLSTDTAYTALSEVASELEGRVLSRFNSFIPALLSKASLPDEATEQELNMQNTSRWKARLDALCVTYGAAPKQFIEQVKQLGERNKKNPALENIFFEASKFISKTDRQAALILYVYYLYHDLQSVTFNNKQLTKAIKKSLFRSEEQLHEFERIVSSLIQDRDLEKALQAVSRFEVPKRKKIQLNIAAIQKVQQQHSGTVELLNEYLQDEEENAATGAVEEAEIDQEGEISFERLIPQASVADDYFVDGLLLSEVQRGLLRLFSNSTFSLAQQEVESFSRAHGLLKNQLIDSINESCYDQLDDVLIEEDGEHYTIYENYFQQLIKK; encoded by the coding sequence ATGAAGATTTTAGGTAATATCATTCGTTGGTTCTTTGGATTATTTTTCTGTTTTACTTCTCTTGGTGGTTTTGCGAACGGGGACACTGGTTTTGCCTTCTTTGTTTTAGCTCTTGGGTTGTTGTTGCTGCCTCCTGTATCGGTTGCTATTTTCCAAAGAAATAGGCACAAAATTTCTCCACAAATTCTACCAGTTCATGTTCCTCCATCGCTTTTCACTAAAAAAGACGTAAAGCAAGCATTTAATCATCAGCCCGTACACAGAGCTGCTGAATACCGTGCTACTGAGGTAAGGACAACTGCTGCAGAAGATAACTCGATTTTGGATGTGACAGGGCAATCGTTCAAGTTAGCTCCTGCACCTGTGCAGGCACCTGCGTCATCCACGTCAGCTTGGCCTCAACAAGTAGCACAGGCTCCAGAGCCCCAGCCCCAACAGGTGCCAGTAGCCATAAAAGAGGACAAGATACTTGTTCCTTACTGGCGGCACCAATATGTGTATTCCTACTCAGAAATAAATAGTGCCACATCGGAGCAAATACGGTTTTACAGGTACTTTAAAAGCGCTTTCTTTAACGGTACTTATCTGAATCTGGAAGGCAATACCAACTATGCCTTTATCCTGCTTTTTGATTTATTGAATAATGAGTATGAAAGGCATAAGGATCTCATCAGGCTGGAAAAAGAGCTGGATAATCTAGGCCTACATTACCCAAAGACCCGGTCTTACGCGACCTCTTTTCTGATTCAGAAAATGGCAGCTGCAGGCGACAGGCTGGGAGTAGAGCGATTGCAAGGGAGGTACTATAATGCTTACCAGAGCGGATACGATTATGACTACTGGAGGCTGGGGAGTAAGTATAAAACAACGTTGAATCTGCAGGATGATGAAGTTGCACTGCTCAACAAGCTTTGGAGTCCCAGTAATAACTTCTGCAACATCGAGTTTTGCTGCCACCAAGTAATTAAACTGTTTCTGGCTACCATAGTAGAGTTGGAGAAAAGTTTCACGAAAGAGGCTACTTCCCTGGGAAAAGAGCTGGAAGCTGTTGCGGATGTGGTTGCCCGCAAATATTATAAATTCCGAAAGAACTCCAACAACTATAAGTACAGTATAGAGTCCACCACCAATGAACTGTATAACCTTATTTTCAAGCATTGCGAAAATGCTCTGCGGGAACACTATGAGCATAAGCGGAAGCTATCTACTGACACGGCCTATACCGCCTTATCTGAGGTGGCTTCAGAGCTAGAGGGAAGAGTCCTCTCAAGATTTAATTCGTTTATCCCTGCATTACTGAGCAAGGCCAGCCTGCCCGATGAAGCCACTGAGCAGGAACTCAATATGCAGAATACCAGCAGGTGGAAGGCTCGCCTGGATGCTTTATGTGTAACCTACGGCGCTGCTCCCAAGCAATTCATCGAGCAGGTTAAACAGTTAGGTGAGCGTAACAAAAAGAACCCTGCCTTGGAGAACATATTCTTTGAAGCGTCAAAGTTTATTTCCAAGACAGACCGTCAGGCAGCCCTGATCCTATATGTGTACTACCTCTATCATGACCTACAATCTGTTACCTTCAATAATAAGCAGCTGACGAAAGCAATTAAGAAGAGCCTCTTCAGGTCGGAGGAACAGCTGCATGAATTCGAACGGATAGTCAGTAGCCTGATCCAGGACAGAGATTTGGAAAAGGCGCTGCAGGCTGTCTCCCGATTCGAAGTTCCCAAGCGAAAGAAGATACAACTCAACATAGCTGCTATCCAGAAAGTGCAGCAGCAGCATTCGGGCACAGTGGAGCTCTTAAACGAATACCTGCAAGATGAAGAGGAGAATGCTGCTACCGGAGCGGTAGAAGAAGCCGAGATCGATCAGGAAGGTGAAATCTCCTTCGAGCGCCTCATCCCGCAGGCAAGTGTAGCTGATGACTATTTCGTTGACGGTCTCCTGCTCAGTGAGGTACAACGGGGATTGCTCCGGCTTTTCTCCAACAGCACTTTCTCCCTTGCCCAGCAGGAGGTGGAAAGTTTCTCCAGAGCTCATGGTCTCCTAAAAAACCAACTCATTGACAGCATCAACGAAAGCTGCTATGATCAGCTGGACGATGTGCTCATTGAAGAAGACGGGGAGCATTACACGATCTATGAAAACTACTTTCAACAACTCATAAAGAAATGA
- a CDS encoding ATP-binding protein gives MMDNIKPKEATAIVNSLLGGVVPKIGVQHITVGRSAEIEAFIKSLEDVKNGHSMVKFWIGDFGSGKSFMMHLLNTVALKQKFVVANADFTPDNRLYSNDGKAVALYSAIMDNIAIQTKPEGGALATLLEKWIEQVITKTSQDKNIPLTQIREEQHLPLIQRSIMNTINELTDVGGFDFGVVVMKYYEGYISDNEQLRRNALKWLKGEYRTKTEARQDLGVREIIHDLNYYDMLKNFCKLFVSMGYSGFMINLDEAINLYKISTSVMREKNYEKVLAIYNDCFQGKVSNFFINFAGTKEVLENERRGLFSYHALKSRLETNKFETLAERDFSQPVIRLMPLNHTEIFVLLKKLKAIFDFNYKTQLDITDEEIHQFMEEMFNKPGASEFLTPREVIRDFLNILSIIRQNPSIDKQHLFGDIEIHDERPDESAVDSLVDSIEVL, from the coding sequence ATGATGGATAATATAAAACCTAAAGAGGCCACCGCCATTGTTAACTCTCTGCTCGGGGGCGTGGTGCCTAAGATAGGCGTGCAGCATATTACTGTAGGAAGGTCGGCAGAAATTGAGGCCTTTATCAAATCACTGGAAGACGTCAAAAATGGCCATAGTATGGTTAAGTTCTGGATCGGTGATTTCGGCTCAGGCAAATCCTTTATGATGCATCTGCTTAATACAGTAGCCTTGAAGCAGAAGTTTGTCGTAGCCAATGCTGACTTTACCCCGGATAACAGGCTCTACTCCAATGATGGAAAGGCAGTGGCTCTTTATTCAGCAATCATGGACAACATTGCCATCCAGACAAAACCGGAAGGAGGGGCACTGGCAACTTTGCTGGAAAAATGGATTGAGCAGGTTATCACCAAAACATCACAAGATAAAAACATTCCATTAACTCAAATCCGTGAGGAGCAGCACCTGCCTTTGATTCAGCGCAGCATCATGAATACGATCAATGAACTAACGGATGTAGGTGGGTTTGACTTTGGTGTGGTGGTGATGAAATACTATGAAGGCTACATCAGTGACAATGAACAGCTACGCAGGAACGCACTCAAGTGGCTTAAGGGCGAATACAGAACTAAGACCGAGGCTCGTCAGGACCTGGGGGTGCGGGAGATAATCCATGACCTCAATTATTACGACATGCTCAAGAACTTCTGTAAGTTGTTTGTGAGCATGGGCTATAGTGGTTTTATGATTAACCTCGATGAGGCCATCAACCTCTACAAAATCTCCACCTCCGTGATGCGGGAGAAAAACTATGAAAAAGTGCTAGCCATCTACAACGACTGCTTTCAGGGGAAAGTGAGCAATTTCTTTATCAATTTCGCCGGTACCAAAGAGGTGCTGGAAAATGAGCGAAGGGGGCTGTTTAGCTATCATGCGCTTAAATCGAGGTTGGAGACAAATAAGTTTGAGACGCTAGCTGAGCGCGATTTCTCTCAGCCAGTGATTCGCTTGATGCCACTCAATCATACCGAGATCTTTGTGTTGCTCAAAAAGCTAAAAGCTATTTTCGACTTCAACTACAAAACCCAGCTTGACATCACGGATGAGGAGATCCACCAATTCATGGAAGAGATGTTTAACAAACCCGGTGCGAGCGAATTTCTCACGCCCCGGGAGGTGATACGCGATTTTCTCAACATCCTGAGTATTATCCGGCAGAACCCAAGCATCGACAAGCAACACCTTTTTGGAGATATAGAGATTCATGACGAGCGTCCGGATGAATCTGCTGTAGATAGTCTGGTAGATAGCATAGAGGTATTATAA
- a CDS encoding SMI1/KNR4 family protein translates to MENLVREKQVKLAEELLGVKFPDSYRASLLRDSAEIVKSNLSEWVVFPIPGEIRRGQEGHLYKELITENEDARRWDNFPNGALAIAGNDCGDYLVLLPSGEGSNELSDNVHYWWHSTGDVFPLGRTIENIRFINEGSIWSGNLISMVKQAENKELMGEMLVGVTEYVLKIKFPAIYTNLLLSDKYEDHYTFWDIYPEVKLIACEFSEDEEEPDGLALIEFIQKMTLEAIKKWEDFPEDGLVIAKNGLGDVLVLLPSDLNSEDVLEYEERIYLFDHSDSKLYILANTLEEFKAYHNIELEA, encoded by the coding sequence ATGGAAAACTTGGTAAGAGAAAAACAAGTGAAGTTGGCAGAGGAACTGCTGGGGGTCAAATTTCCTGATAGCTACCGGGCAAGCCTGCTCAGGGACAGCGCCGAAATCGTAAAATCCAATCTGAGTGAGTGGGTGGTGTTCCCTATACCGGGTGAAATACGGCGCGGGCAGGAAGGCCATCTGTACAAGGAACTGATAACAGAAAATGAAGATGCCCGAAGGTGGGACAACTTTCCGAATGGTGCCCTTGCCATCGCCGGGAATGATTGCGGCGACTACCTGGTCCTGCTGCCTTCAGGTGAAGGTTCTAATGAACTTTCCGACAACGTCCACTACTGGTGGCATTCAACCGGCGATGTCTTCCCATTAGGCAGGACAATAGAGAACATCCGGTTCATTAATGAGGGGAGTATCTGGAGCGGCAACCTCATCAGCATGGTCAAGCAAGCTGAGAACAAGGAATTAATGGGTGAAATGCTTGTGGGCGTAACAGAATATGTCCTGAAAATCAAGTTTCCTGCCATCTATACAAACCTTCTGTTGAGTGACAAATACGAAGATCATTATACTTTTTGGGACATCTACCCGGAAGTTAAGCTGATCGCTTGCGAGTTCAGTGAGGATGAGGAGGAACCGGACGGCCTGGCTCTGATCGAGTTTATCCAGAAGATGACCCTGGAAGCCATAAAGAAATGGGAGGATTTTCCGGAAGACGGACTGGTCATAGCCAAAAACGGGCTTGGCGACGTACTTGTTCTGCTGCCTAGCGACCTGAACAGCGAGGATGTGCTGGAGTACGAGGAGAGGATCTACCTATTCGACCACTCTGATTCTAAACTCTATATCCTGGCAAACACACTGGAGGAATTCAAGGCGTATCACAACATTGAACTGGAGGCATAA
- a CDS encoding DEAD/DEAH box helicase, which produces MPYQLLSEPIRRYIRDKRWESLRPIQGAAIQHILSSDSNFILASRTASGKTEAAFLPILSKVDFRETGVQVLYISPLIALINDQFYRVEELCKNLDVKVTKWHGEANRTEKKKLVQKPEGIVLITPESIEAMLVNAPYSAKALFSNLKYIVIDEIHSFLGTDRGIHLKSLLARLGAVNKTSFRIVGLSATIGDYSEAKKFTGDEVNTKVLLDRSSREMTTCFRYFESDTQELPLEMVKDLYTQTWNHKVLIFPNSRGRAEEIAVKLLKISQRVGGHPNYFSHHSSVDKEVREYVEHFAKHNRRHNFCISCTSTLELGIDIGSVDKVVQVDATHSIASLIQRVGRSGRREGEKSQLLLYATDKWSLLQSLACWLLYKEGYIEPFRTAEKPYDLFLHQALSTVKERSGCTKDELIATMKSNYAFSEIEDQAMQDILDELIRQDWLEQVHRELIIGVEGERMVNSREFYSVFKTEPSFKVVNAGKPIGEIPLTPQVMEDENILLAARIWKIRFVDFKTKKIEVVPAVDGKKPLFLGGGGTVDAKVREKMLEILYADAQYPELDEEGLDKLAELRKDFAIFPLRDFAKERPVLVKDGQIIFYTFTGTRINRSLAFLLNRLDLKHVYDEQSSSFILSINHDLLQELFEQLSLFIEDVDFHLQHALEDNASLLDFSKWGLMLPLQYKGNILEERFYDFKGVNILLSNMLFVSNNTVSLLRSADKLANPH; this is translated from the coding sequence ATGCCGTACCAGCTGCTTTCTGAACCTATCCGACGCTATATCCGGGATAAGCGTTGGGAGTCTTTGCGCCCGATTCAAGGAGCCGCTATACAGCACATCCTCTCCAGTGACAGCAACTTTATTCTGGCTTCCAGGACAGCCTCGGGAAAGACTGAGGCTGCTTTCCTGCCTATCCTCTCAAAGGTTGATTTTCGGGAAACAGGGGTGCAGGTGCTTTACATTTCCCCGCTGATAGCCCTGATCAACGATCAGTTTTACCGGGTGGAAGAGCTCTGCAAAAACCTGGATGTCAAAGTAACCAAGTGGCATGGCGAGGCGAACCGTACAGAAAAGAAGAAACTGGTGCAGAAGCCTGAAGGGATTGTGCTCATCACGCCCGAATCCATAGAAGCCATGCTGGTGAATGCACCATACAGTGCAAAGGCCCTGTTCTCGAACCTGAAGTATATTGTCATTGATGAGATCCACTCCTTTTTAGGCACAGATCGAGGCATCCACCTAAAGTCGTTGCTGGCCCGTTTAGGTGCTGTCAACAAAACCAGCTTCCGCATAGTCGGTCTTTCTGCGACGATAGGGGACTACTCGGAGGCAAAGAAATTTACCGGGGATGAGGTGAATACCAAGGTGCTGTTGGACAGGTCTTCTAGGGAGATGACCACCTGCTTTAGGTACTTTGAATCTGATACTCAAGAACTGCCGCTGGAGATGGTTAAGGACCTGTATACGCAGACCTGGAACCATAAAGTCCTCATCTTTCCCAATAGCCGTGGCAGGGCCGAGGAGATTGCTGTGAAACTCCTGAAGATTTCCCAGCGAGTAGGAGGTCATCCCAACTATTTTTCTCACCACTCCTCAGTAGACAAGGAAGTGCGAGAATATGTTGAGCATTTTGCCAAGCATAACAGGCGGCATAATTTCTGTATTTCCTGTACTTCTACGCTTGAGCTTGGCATTGACATAGGCTCAGTGGATAAAGTAGTGCAGGTGGATGCTACGCATTCGATCGCTTCCCTCATTCAGCGAGTGGGCAGAAGCGGCAGGAGGGAAGGAGAAAAAAGCCAGCTGCTGCTTTATGCCACTGACAAGTGGAGCCTGTTGCAGTCCCTGGCCTGCTGGTTACTCTACAAGGAGGGATATATTGAGCCTTTCCGCACGGCAGAAAAACCTTATGATCTATTCCTGCACCAGGCACTTTCCACCGTGAAAGAACGCTCCGGCTGCACGAAAGATGAACTGATCGCCACGATGAAAAGTAACTATGCCTTCTCCGAAATCGAAGATCAGGCAATGCAGGACATCCTTGATGAGCTCATCCGGCAGGATTGGCTGGAGCAGGTCCACCGGGAACTCATCATCGGCGTGGAGGGCGAACGCATGGTTAATTCGCGTGAGTTTTATAGCGTCTTCAAGACCGAGCCCAGCTTCAAAGTGGTGAATGCCGGGAAACCGATTGGGGAAATACCGCTCACGCCACAGGTAATGGAAGACGAGAACATCCTGTTGGCAGCAAGGATCTGGAAGATCAGGTTTGTGGATTTCAAGACCAAGAAAATAGAGGTTGTCCCTGCTGTGGATGGTAAAAAACCCTTGTTCCTGGGAGGGGGAGGCACCGTTGACGCCAAAGTCAGGGAAAAAATGCTGGAGATCCTTTATGCAGATGCCCAATACCCGGAGCTCGATGAGGAGGGGCTGGACAAGCTTGCGGAACTGCGCAAAGACTTTGCAATCTTTCCGCTAAGAGACTTTGCCAAAGAAAGGCCGGTGCTCGTCAAGGATGGTCAGATCATATTTTATACATTTACCGGTACAAGGATAAACCGAAGCCTTGCCTTCCTGCTCAACCGCCTGGATCTGAAGCATGTTTATGACGAACAAAGTAGTAGCTTCATTCTTTCTATAAATCATGATTTGCTTCAGGAGCTCTTTGAGCAGTTAAGTTTATTTATTGAAGATGTGGACTTTCATTTAC
- a CDS encoding helix-turn-helix domain-containing protein, translating to MKNPSGIQAFGLHLRRLREERGLSQQELADLADVSKLTVQRTENAKFSATLDVLISISRALRVSLPELVNFDVPEESTRF from the coding sequence GTGAAAAATCCGTCAGGCATACAGGCATTTGGGTTGCACCTCCGAAGGCTAAGGGAGGAGCGTGGCCTAAGCCAGCAAGAGTTGGCGGATCTGGCTGATGTGTCCAAGCTGACAGTGCAGCGGACGGAGAATGCCAAGTTCTCCGCCACTCTGGACGTGCTCATATCCATCTCCCGCGCGTTGCGGGTGTCGCTCCCAGAGTTGGTTAACTTTGATGTACCAGAGGAGTCTACCCGCTTTTAA
- a CDS encoding ATP-binding protein — MTDQEREIGRVIGVESDKVLIELNHSSKSLTKTFVTGVYPIARINSYVLLPIGSVCVVAVVTRVSMAKESVELTSEATLSLPQPKRTLSATMVGTLEAKNHSQIFSFGISQFPALDNPVWFILEQELDTIFDKHSTADDHYFLEVGTSTAYPSYHVKVNPDKLLSRHLGVLGNTGAGKSSTIASLLQSILNHEEVSRGEGAHFILFDTNGEYHEAFKGNPNFDVLYISSDELRLPYWFMNFEDWVHLLQPKEGSQIPTLSKALLYARNPDLKPEIVTPTQINSLLDDAKKHFMNLKDGSDEDKYDYVLKKHKGVGSSTRMTELSTLVKNYIQSKSVSDGKQENKLKDVDTPSFFSLHKLRHESIDMAIQESGSSSSQIRSHCETMLQRMDRFFRDPRYEFLFHEFAEQDFAKSLSNFMRLCLGRMEKADHSETSDTDDYYFLNKFKEHKKNYQVVIFDLNLIPSDILQNVTALLGRLILEFLQRIEKVEEYKGKDVRGKCPYVLVLEEAHNYIPKATNREDKNVSREVFERIAREGRKYGLSLVVSSQRPSELSTTVLSQCNSYIVHRIQNPEDQEYIRKLLPSVSQDLLKQIPILGQGVGLIFGDCVRAPMQIKVKEPAPKPKSNDPDYWKHWTNAYSIEDDYPFDCREPNFEKVCQSWEKEYDNTDNQRVPAMPGIILEEFDPDVLYIKSNQMGSE; from the coding sequence ATGACTGATCAGGAACGAGAAATAGGTAGAGTTATAGGAGTTGAGAGTGACAAAGTTTTAATTGAGCTTAACCATAGTTCTAAATCTCTTACTAAAACTTTTGTTACAGGAGTATATCCAATAGCTAGAATCAATTCTTATGTTTTACTGCCCATAGGGTCAGTATGTGTGGTAGCTGTAGTTACAAGGGTTAGTATGGCTAAGGAAAGTGTGGAACTGACTTCAGAAGCAACTCTTTCATTACCACAGCCTAAGAGGACCCTATCTGCTACTATGGTTGGCACACTTGAGGCAAAAAATCATAGTCAAATATTTAGTTTTGGAATCTCTCAGTTTCCTGCTTTAGATAATCCTGTCTGGTTTATCCTCGAACAGGAGTTAGACACTATTTTTGATAAACATTCGACAGCAGACGACCATTACTTTCTAGAAGTAGGTACGAGTACAGCTTATCCTTCTTATCATGTAAAGGTTAATCCGGATAAATTACTTTCAAGACACTTAGGTGTTTTAGGTAATACTGGTGCTGGAAAATCATCCACAATTGCTTCGTTACTGCAATCAATTTTAAATCATGAAGAGGTAAGTAGGGGGGAAGGAGCTCATTTTATTCTTTTTGATACGAACGGGGAATATCATGAAGCTTTCAAAGGAAATCCAAATTTTGATGTTCTGTATATCAGTTCAGATGAATTGCGGTTACCTTATTGGTTCATGAACTTTGAAGACTGGGTTCATTTGTTGCAGCCAAAAGAAGGAAGCCAAATTCCTACCTTGAGCAAGGCTCTACTATACGCTAGGAACCCTGATTTAAAACCTGAAATTGTTACTCCCACTCAGATAAATTCTCTTCTAGATGATGCCAAAAAGCATTTTATGAATCTAAAAGATGGTTCAGATGAAGATAAATATGACTATGTTCTAAAAAAGCACAAGGGAGTTGGAAGTAGTACTAGAATGACAGAATTGTCAACTTTAGTTAAAAATTATATACAGTCAAAATCTGTTTCTGATGGAAAGCAAGAAAATAAACTAAAGGATGTTGATACCCCGTCTTTTTTTTCTTTACATAAACTAAGACATGAATCAATTGATATGGCTATTCAAGAGAGTGGCTCAAGTAGCTCTCAAATTAGAAGCCATTGTGAAACGATGCTGCAGCGAATGGATCGTTTTTTTCGAGATCCACGGTACGAGTTTCTATTCCATGAGTTTGCAGAACAGGACTTTGCTAAATCACTTTCAAACTTTATGAGATTGTGTCTGGGTAGAATGGAGAAAGCTGATCATAGCGAAACTTCTGATACTGATGATTATTACTTTTTGAACAAATTCAAGGAACATAAGAAGAACTATCAGGTAGTGATTTTTGACTTAAATCTTATACCTTCAGACATCCTGCAAAATGTAACTGCCCTTTTAGGTAGATTAATCTTAGAATTTCTTCAAAGAATCGAGAAAGTAGAGGAGTACAAAGGTAAAGATGTTAGAGGTAAATGTCCTTATGTTCTTGTTTTAGAAGAAGCCCATAACTATATACCGAAAGCTACAAATCGTGAAGATAAAAATGTTTCAAGAGAAGTATTTGAAAGAATAGCGAGAGAGGGAAGAAAGTATGGCTTAAGTTTAGTTGTATCGTCACAAAGACCGAGTGAATTATCTACGACAGTTCTTTCTCAATGTAACTCCTATATTGTACATCGTATTCAAAACCCGGAGGACCAAGAATACATTAGAAAGCTTTTACCCTCTGTAAGTCAGGATCTGCTGAAACAAATTCCAATCTTAGGCCAGGGTGTAGGTCTAATATTTGGCGATTGTGTTAGAGCTCCAATGCAAATTAAAGTGAAAGAGCCTGCTCCCAAACCAAAGAGTAACGATCCTGATTATTGGAAGCATTGGACTAATGCTTATTCTATCGAAGATGATTATCCTTTCGATTGTCGTGAGCCTAACTTTGAAAAGGTATGCCAGTCATGGGAGAAAGAATACGATAATACTGACAACCAAAGAGTACCAGCTATGCCCGGGATTATACTAGAGGAGTTCGACCCAGACGTGTTGTATATAAAATCAAATCAAATGGGTAGTGAATAG
- a CDS encoding SIR2 family protein, with protein sequence MSKSYRELIEAFDEDNPYQPGIDFIRLFGKNIFDELRGQIESKDDATIKRSVIEAISLRLRELMYSDNFSVLTGAGSSVQVGGIIFGPSSLDDDGWLGQLFIGDNNYKRLLTLFKESFKENYGVEDFITFLYKIQFVEKLGLSVKDESGAVEAGTIKAKVLVELRKLCKLPKAGLEDDLKYYKTFIKRIISRPINLRRANLFTTNYDLVFEKAMDQLGVIYVDGFIGGLQKFFHPEAFNFDYYYPAATTEGRVSRMERIIHYYKIHGSLNWVEADEASLHNIYGIEKKGVEFNGDEGNVLIYPTPMKENDTIGFPYSEMFRRFANTIQQPQSVLVTYGYSFGDAHINRIILEALTIPSFHLIVVSYSWSDSIKALYERFKSESSVSFIIGEHFANWPTFSTELLPDLPAMDLEEKYQAKRSAARDLVSPLTKHKFDD encoded by the coding sequence ATGAGTAAATCATATCGGGAGTTAATAGAAGCATTTGATGAAGACAACCCATATCAACCAGGGATAGACTTTATTAGGCTTTTTGGAAAGAACATTTTTGATGAGCTAAGGGGACAAATAGAATCCAAGGATGATGCTACTATAAAAAGGAGTGTAATAGAAGCTATAAGTCTAAGGTTAAGGGAGCTAATGTATTCAGACAATTTTTCTGTACTTACAGGCGCTGGCTCATCCGTTCAAGTAGGAGGTATAATTTTTGGTCCCAGTTCTTTAGATGATGATGGCTGGTTAGGGCAATTATTCATAGGAGATAATAATTATAAAAGACTGCTCACCCTATTCAAAGAATCATTCAAAGAGAATTACGGTGTTGAGGATTTTATCACTTTCCTTTACAAAATTCAGTTTGTTGAGAAACTTGGCCTGAGTGTAAAAGACGAGAGTGGTGCAGTTGAAGCAGGAACTATCAAAGCCAAAGTATTAGTAGAGTTAAGAAAACTTTGTAAGCTTCCTAAAGCAGGATTGGAGGATGATCTTAAGTACTATAAGACATTTATTAAGAGAATAATATCTCGGCCAATTAATCTTAGAAGGGCTAATTTGTTTACTACTAATTATGATTTAGTGTTCGAAAAGGCAATGGATCAATTGGGGGTAATCTATGTAGATGGTTTCATTGGAGGATTGCAAAAGTTTTTTCATCCAGAGGCTTTTAACTTTGATTACTACTATCCTGCCGCTACAACTGAAGGTAGGGTTAGTAGAATGGAACGTATAATACACTATTATAAAATCCATGGATCTTTAAATTGGGTAGAAGCTGATGAAGCGAGCTTACATAATATATATGGTATAGAAAAGAAAGGTGTAGAGTTCAATGGGGATGAAGGTAATGTCCTTATTTATCCTACCCCCATGAAAGAAAACGACACAATTGGTTTTCCATATTCTGAGATGTTCAGAAGATTTGCTAATACTATTCAACAGCCTCAAAGTGTACTAGTTACATATGGTTATAGTTTTGGTGATGCTCACATTAACAGGATTATACTTGAAGCATTAACTATTCCTTCTTTTCATCTAATTGTGGTTTCTTATAGTTGGAGTGATAGTATTAAAGCTCTGTATGAGAGATTTAAGAGTGAAAGTAGTGTTAGCTTTATTATTGGAGAGCATTTTGCCAACTGGCCTACATTCTCTACTGAATTACTTCCAGACCTGCCTGCAATGGATTTAGAAGAAAAATACCAGGCAAAAAGAAGTGCTGCACGGGATCTTGTTTCACCCCTTACAAAACACAAGTTCGATGACTGA
- a CDS encoding RtcB family protein, producing MIVYHKVATLAVGKGVLGIIPGSMATPGFVVRGKGEASSLNSASHGAGRVMFRTKADALAAIGTVVPAGGVCGSDRSGLDEAPMVYRTSAR from the coding sequence GTGATCGTGTATCACAAGGTCGCAACACTAGCAGTGGGTAAGGGCGTGTTGGGTATTATACCTGGCTCAATGGCTACACCAGGTTTTGTTGTGCGTGGTAAAGGTGAGGCAAGCTCCCTTAATTCTGCTTCACACGGAGCAGGTAGGGTGATGTTTAGAACCAAAGCAGATGCTCTTGCTGCCATAGGTACAGTTGTACCTGCAGGAGGCGTCTGTGGAAGTGATCGGTCAGGGTTGGACGAAGCACCTATGGTTTACAGGACATCCGCCAGGTGA